The Montipora capricornis isolate CH-2021 chromosome 3, ASM3666992v2, whole genome shotgun sequence genome window below encodes:
- the LOC138043468 gene encoding protease-associated domain-containing protein 1-like, translating to MDRCLRGKLLSLILALIAFLLQYSYGERKRLVFTATDFMLLDSNDLIYFEVLRPKNISYVYKVRPAKSFGGKFDFKSGSVNLVAADPADACYSISNGQALQRSIALVDRGGCSFVSKVKTVEDHGAIAVFIADDHLDNMDTLVEMAHDGTQRDVHIPAGFMLGSDGYHIKRGIEDAGMMGAVISIPLNVTNTPYLYTRQPPWSAW from the exons ATGGATAGATGTCTTCGTGGAAAATTACTTTCCCTTATTCTCGCGTTAATTGCTTTCCTTTTACAGTATTCATACG GTGAAAGGAAACGACTTGTGTTCACAGCTACGGATTTTATGCTCTTGGATAGCAACGACCTTatttattttgaagttttacGACCAAAAAATATTAGTTACGTGTACAAAGTGAGACCGGCGAAAAGCTTTGGTGGCAAATTC GACTTTAAATCAGGTTCTGTAAATCTGGTTGCTGCTGATCCTGCTGATGCCTGTTACTCTATTAGCAATGGTCAGGCTTTACAGAGATCTATAGCTCTGGTCGACAGAGG AGGTTGTTCATTTGTGTCCAAAGTTAAGACAGTGGAAGATCATGGTGCAATAGCTGTGTTTATAGCTGATGACCATCTTGATAACATGGACACTTTAGTGGAAATGGCACATGATGGGACGCAAAGAGATGTTCACATCCCCGCAGGATTCATGTTGGGCTCTGATGG gTATCATATCAAACGTGGGATCGAAGACGCAGGGATGATGGGGGCAGTAATATCAATTCCTCTAAATGTTACAAACACTCCATATTTGTACACTAGGCAACCACCATGGTCTGCCTGGTAA